The proteins below are encoded in one region of Pseudomonas putida S13.1.2:
- a CDS encoding TonB-dependent receptor — MSGLSRWPARASRFTLQPLAAGVLLAASSGSFAEEPASATPAVEQEAKLGTVTVNARRREETAQSVPTPISVLDSETLETQRIYRVQDLQQLVPSTNVAYVHARQSSISIRGLGNNPASDGLEGSVGIYLDNVYLGRPGMAVFDLLDVEQLEVLRGPQGTLFGKNTTAGVLNITTRKPTFHREGSIQQSIGEDGYLQTQGSFSGPISETLAGRISAYRTEDDGYVKNIHNGDDLNGGKRQGFRTQLLFKPSETFNLRWIGEYNEEDSNNGILSLYSTGPTINGVNRYESLAAQAGATLVSGKDRKVNFDADQQVTVFQGGTSVEANWTLPNDFTLTSITAYRWWDFTPRNDDGLDVPVFYSAGVSVRDKQYSQEIRLASPTGGAFDYVLGAYYFKQDLDNKSFTYYGPQADVWNLTPAGALNNVNTIGDGHIDTDSYALFAQGTWHVTDRLDFTAGVRGTYEEKSAWVTRDAPDGGAAVTGAAATARQARIGAYDSGDLNQYSFSPSGLLGLSYRFNEQLLGYATLTHGEKSGGVNLTVGAAPRLGTDSLLVGTERVNNAELGLKSTLFDGRLQLNSNLFWAEVHGYQANVYDQINRVQYLANAGSVRSRGLEFEATALPIRGLTVNFNGSWNDVRYTEYKDAPCPPEVSLANATATCDLSGHQVVGASKYIANLNTQYKWQATQHVEPYVTASYAFRSKAVGTIDDSDFGQIPSYALVNLSAGVRLDQGDGVVDLSLWVKNAGDKTYFTSLWNSANGGYAGVLGTPRTFGATARYDF; from the coding sequence ATGTCCGGACTTTCCCGTTGGCCTGCGCGCGCGTCGCGTTTCACCTTGCAACCCTTGGCCGCCGGAGTGTTGCTGGCGGCGTCCTCTGGCAGCTTCGCCGAAGAGCCGGCCAGCGCCACCCCGGCGGTAGAGCAGGAAGCCAAGCTCGGCACCGTCACGGTCAATGCCCGCCGCCGTGAAGAAACCGCGCAAAGCGTGCCCACGCCCATCAGCGTGCTGGACAGCGAAACCCTGGAAACCCAGCGCATCTACCGCGTGCAGGATTTGCAACAGCTGGTGCCCAGCACCAACGTCGCCTACGTGCATGCACGCCAGTCGAGCATCTCGATCCGTGGCCTGGGCAACAACCCGGCCAGCGATGGCCTGGAAGGCAGCGTCGGCATCTACCTGGACAACGTCTACCTCGGCCGCCCGGGCATGGCGGTATTCGACCTTCTGGATGTGGAGCAGCTGGAAGTGCTGCGCGGCCCGCAGGGCACGCTGTTCGGCAAGAACACCACGGCCGGCGTGCTCAACATCACCACGCGCAAGCCCACCTTCCACCGCGAAGGCAGCATCCAGCAGTCGATTGGCGAAGACGGCTATCTGCAAACCCAGGGCAGCTTCTCGGGGCCGATCAGCGAAACCCTCGCCGGGCGAATCAGTGCCTACCGCACCGAAGACGACGGCTATGTGAAGAACATCCACAACGGTGACGACCTCAACGGCGGCAAGCGCCAGGGCTTTCGCACCCAGCTGCTTTTCAAGCCCAGCGAAACGTTCAACCTGCGCTGGATTGGCGAATACAACGAAGAAGACTCCAACAACGGCATCCTCAGCCTGTACAGCACCGGCCCCACCATCAATGGCGTCAACCGCTACGAAAGCCTGGCTGCCCAGGCGGGTGCGACGCTGGTGTCGGGCAAGGACCGCAAGGTCAATTTCGACGCCGACCAGCAGGTGACGGTGTTCCAGGGCGGCACTTCGGTGGAGGCCAACTGGACACTGCCCAATGATTTCACCCTGACTTCGATCACTGCCTACCGCTGGTGGGACTTCACCCCGCGCAACGACGATGGCCTGGACGTGCCGGTGTTCTACAGCGCCGGGGTATCGGTACGCGACAAGCAGTACTCGCAAGAAATCCGCCTGGCTTCACCTACGGGTGGCGCCTTCGACTACGTGCTGGGTGCCTACTACTTCAAGCAGGACCTGGACAACAAATCCTTCACTTACTACGGGCCGCAGGCGGATGTCTGGAACCTCACCCCGGCCGGTGCGCTGAACAACGTCAACACCATTGGTGACGGGCACATCGATACTGACAGCTATGCGCTGTTCGCCCAGGGCACCTGGCATGTTACCGACCGCCTGGATTTCACCGCCGGCGTGCGCGGTACCTATGAAGAAAAGAGCGCCTGGGTAACCCGCGATGCACCTGACGGTGGTGCGGCTGTAACCGGGGCTGCTGCCACCGCGCGCCAGGCGCGGATAGGGGCCTACGATTCGGGTGACCTCAACCAGTACAGCTTCAGCCCTTCCGGCTTGCTGGGCCTGAGCTACCGCTTCAACGAACAACTGCTGGGCTACGCCACCCTGACCCACGGCGAGAAGTCGGGTGGCGTCAACCTTACCGTCGGCGCCGCACCACGGCTGGGTACCGATTCGCTGCTGGTGGGTACCGAGCGGGTCAACAACGCCGAACTGGGCCTGAAAAGCACCCTGTTCGACGGTCGCCTGCAACTCAACAGCAACCTGTTCTGGGCCGAGGTGCATGGCTACCAGGCCAACGTCTACGACCAGATCAACCGCGTGCAGTACCTGGCCAACGCCGGCAGCGTGCGCTCGCGCGGCCTGGAGTTCGAAGCCACGGCGCTGCCGATCCGTGGCCTCACGGTCAACTTCAACGGCTCGTGGAACGACGTGCGCTACACCGAGTACAAGGATGCTCCATGCCCGCCTGAGGTGAGCCTGGCCAATGCCACCGCCACCTGCGACCTGTCCGGCCACCAGGTGGTCGGCGCCTCCAAGTACATCGCCAACCTCAACACCCAGTACAAGTGGCAGGCCACCCAGCACGTCGAGCCCTACGTCACTGCCAGCTACGCCTTCCGCTCGAAGGCCGTGGGCACCATCGACGATTCCGATTTCGGCCAGATCCCCAGCTATGCGCTGGTCAACCTTTCCGCCGGTGTGCGCCTGGACCAAGGCGATGGCGTGGTCGACCTGTCGCTGTGGGTGAAAAACGCCGGCGACAAAACCTACTTCACCAGTCTGTGGAACTCCGCCAACGGTGGCTATGCCGGCGTGCTCGGCACCCCGCGCACCTTCGGCGCCACCGCCCGTTACGACTTCTGA
- a CDS encoding LysR family transcriptional regulator, whose amino-acid sequence MHIDLRQLRHYIALVEHRSFVAAAAAVNLSQSAFSRSIQTLEHNIGCRLVDRASKELAPTRQGLLVLEHSRRLVHGAHNLVNEIHQFNGATTGVVRFGSGPAPAGGLVPRAVARFVAEYPAARTCFQVDNWQALNRKLVAEEIEFFVADTRQFESDPDYQVHKLTPQRWHFCCRAGHPLTEQEAVQARDLFDFPMATTFRPPNIRKILSDLSGRQDFLPAVECEHGYALLNVVMHSDTIGIACNANLRPYQREGGLVKLKLADLTPEQEEACHTRYGVVSRVGYGLSPLAQGLVRQLIACDTGL is encoded by the coding sequence ATGCATATCGATCTGCGTCAGCTGCGCCACTACATCGCCCTTGTCGAGCACCGCAGTTTCGTGGCCGCTGCCGCGGCGGTGAACCTGTCGCAATCGGCCTTCAGCCGCAGCATCCAGACCCTGGAGCACAACATTGGCTGCCGCCTGGTGGACCGCGCCAGCAAGGAACTCGCGCCCACGCGCCAAGGCTTGCTGGTGCTGGAGCATTCGCGGCGGCTGGTGCATGGGGCGCACAACCTGGTCAACGAGATCCACCAGTTCAATGGCGCCACCACCGGGGTGGTACGCTTTGGCTCCGGCCCTGCGCCAGCCGGCGGCCTGGTGCCGCGCGCGGTAGCGCGCTTCGTGGCCGAGTACCCGGCGGCGCGCACCTGCTTCCAGGTGGACAATTGGCAGGCGCTGAACCGCAAGCTGGTGGCCGAAGAGATCGAGTTCTTTGTCGCCGACACCCGCCAGTTCGAGTCTGACCCGGACTACCAGGTGCACAAGCTGACACCACAGCGCTGGCATTTCTGCTGCCGCGCCGGGCACCCGCTGACCGAGCAGGAGGCCGTGCAGGCGCGCGACCTGTTCGACTTCCCGATGGCCACTACCTTCCGCCCGCCGAACATCCGCAAGATCCTCAGCGACCTCAGCGGGCGGCAGGACTTCTTGCCAGCGGTGGAGTGCGAGCACGGGTATGCGTTGCTGAATGTGGTGATGCATTCGGACACCATCGGCATTGCCTGCAATGCCAACTTGCGGCCATATCAACGCGAGGGCGGGTTGGTGAAGTTGAAGCTGGCAGACCTGACGCCCGAGCAGGAAGAGGCGTGCCATACCCGCTATGGGGTGGTAAGCCGGGTGGGGTATGGTTTGTCGCCGTTGGCGCAGGGGCTGGTCAGGCAGTTGATCGCCTGTGATACCGGGTTGTGA